The following are encoded together in the Glycine soja cultivar W05 chromosome 5, ASM419377v2, whole genome shotgun sequence genome:
- the LOC114413536 gene encoding leucine-rich repeat extensin-like protein 6, with translation MKNPTPNPTHLCLECRNLIWTSSRAFHQYLELQMENTWILSFHLLLLLLHPNAAKGAISVGVGVGVGVGVGVGIGIGNSPGPSGSTGSNLKNAFTALQAWKSAITDDPLKILDTWVGSNVCSYKGVFCANSEDDNGIVTTAATESSVVAGIDLNHANLQGTLVKELSLLSDITLFHLNSNRFSGSLPDTFRDLTSLEELDLSNNQLSGPFPMATLSMPNLIYLDLRFNNFSGQLPDQLFNKKLDAIFLNNNNFGGEIPDNLGNSPASVINLANNKLSGSIPFSFGFMGSRLKEILFLNNQLTGCIPQGVGIFTEMQVFDVSFNSLMGHLPDTMSCLQDIEVLNLAHNKLSGELSEVVCSLRSLLNLTVAYNFFSGLSQECSRLFSVGFDFSDNCIPGRDMQRPQPECSIIPGGSLNCLRIPTPKPLVCAATLSKHTNSRSSSP, from the coding sequence ATGAAGAACCCAACCCCCAATCCAACCCATTTATGTCTTGAATGTAGAAACTTGATTTGGACAAGCTCAAGAGCATTCCATCAGTATCTTGAGCTCCAAATGGAGAACACCTGGATCCTGAGTTTTCACCTTCTCCTCCTCCTGCTCCATCCAAATGCAGCAAAAGGGGCCATCagtgttggtgttggtgttggtgtgggtgttggtgttggtgttggCATTGGCATTGGCAACAGCCCAGGCCCCTCTGGCTCCACTGGATCAAACCTGAAGAATGCCTTCACAGCACTCCAGGCATGGAAATCTGCCATCACTGATGACCCATTGAAGATTTTGGATACTTGGGTTGGTTCCAATGTGTGTTCCTACAAAGGTGTCTTCTGTGCAAACTCTGAGGATGATAATGGAATCGTGACAACAGCAGCAACTGAGTCTTCTGTTGTTGCAGGAATAGATCTCAACCATGCAAACCTCCAAGGGACTCTTGTCAAAGAGCTCTCTTTGCTCTCTGACATCACACTTTTCCACCTCAACAGCAACAGGTTTTCTGGCTCACTTCCTGACACATTCAGGGACCTCACTTCACTCGAAGAGTTGGACCTCAGCAACAACCAACTCTCAGGCCCTTTCCCCATGGCCACTCTATCCATGCCAAACCTCATCTACTTGGACCTCAGATTCAACAACTTCTCTGGCCAACTTCCTGATCAACTCTTCAACAAGAAACTTGATGCTATattcctcaacaacaacaactttgGAGGTGAAATTCCAGACAATTTGGGAAACTCACCTGCCTCAGTGATCAACTTGGCCAACAACAAGTTGAGCGGAAGCATCCCTTTCAGCTTTGGCTTCATGGGTTCAAGACTAAAGGAGATTCTCTTCCTTAACAACCAGTTAACAGGTTGCATTCCCCAGGGAGTAGGGATCTTCACTGAGATGCAAGTTTTTGATGTCAGTTTCAACTCACTCATGGGCCATTTGCCTGACACAATGAGTTGCTTGCAAGACATAGAGGTTCTTAATTTGGCACATAACAAGCTTTCTGGGGAATTATCCGAAGTGGTATGCTCCTTGAGAAGCCTATTAAATCTAACCGTTGCTTACAATTTCTTCTCTGGGCTGAGCCAGGAATGTTCAAGGCTATTCAGTGTGGGGTTTGATTTCTCGGATAACTGTATTCCTGGAAGGGATATGCAAAGACCACAACCAGAGTGCTCTATAATCCCTGGTGGTAGTCTAAATTGTCTTAGAATTCCTACTCCAAAGCCTCTTGTTTGCGCTGCAACTTTGTCTAAGCACACAAATTCACGTTCCTCTTCTCCCTGA
- the LOC114413537 gene encoding uncharacterized protein LOC114413537, with protein MDPCPFLRLLVESLALKLPSSPAKPPPLSGVHPSTTPCFCKIRINTFPSHTALLPLSSSASAPDTTTSAPAFHLDPAALRRLSAKPLTLALSVYNGPMGRSCGVRGAKLLGSLHLTINLPAALSHSNTFHNGWLNLRGGPHNNNNNKPSAQLHLVVRSEPDPRFVFQFGGEPECSPVVFQIQGNIRQPIFSCKFSADRNYRSRSLPSDFTKNRSGWRRSTTGEKEHQGRDRKGWMIMIHDLSGSPVAAASMVTPFVPSPGSDRVSRSNPGAWLILRPNGASESSWKPWGRLEAWRERGPVDGLGYKVELFSDNGPANRIPIAEGTMSVKKGGQFCIDYKVMKDAGLGSRLPGEEGFVMGSTVDGEGKVSKPVVQVGAQHVTCMADAALFIALSASVDLSMDACRLFSHKLRKELCYHEQDSFS; from the exons ATGGACCCTTGCCCCTTCCTTCGCCTCTTGGTGGAATCCCTCGCTCTCAAGCTCCCTTCCTCTCCGGCCAAACCCCCACCCCTCTCCGGTGTCCACCCTTCCACCACCCCCTGCTTCTGCAAAATCCGTATCAACACTTTCCCTTCCCACACCGCCCTCCTCCCTCTCTCTTCCTCCGCCTCTGCCCCCGACACCACCACCTCCGCCCCCGCCTTCCACCTCGACCCCGCCGCCCTCCGCCGCCTCTCCGCCAAGCCCCTCACCCTCGCTCTCTCCGTCTACAACGGCCCAATGGGCCGCTCCTGCGGGGTCCGCGGCGCCAAGCTTTTGGGCAGCCTCCACCTCACCATTAACCTCCCCGCTGCCCTCTCTCACTCCAACACCTTCCATAACGGCTGGCTCAACCTCCGTGGTGGGCcccacaataataataataataaaccatcCGCCCAGCTTCACCTCGTGGTCCGCTCCGAACCGGACCCTCGCTTCGTCTTTCAGTTCGGAGGCGAACCGGAATGCAGCCCCGTGGTTTTCCAAATTCAGGGAAATATAAGACAACCCATTTTCAGTTGCAAGTTCAGTGCGGATCGCAACTACAGATCCCG GTCTCTTCCATCAGATTTTACAAAGAATCGAAGTGGGTGGAGAAGATCCACCACAGGTGAGAAAGAGCATCAAGGAAGGGACAGAAAGGGTTGGATGATAATGATTCATGATCTCTCTGGCTCACCAGTTGCTGCAGCCTCCATGGTGACACCGTTTGTCCCATCCCCTGGCTCAGATCGCGTGTCCCGATCAAACCCCGGTGCCTGGCTCATTCTCCGCCCCAACGGGGCCTCAGAGAGTAGCTGGAAGCCATGGGGTCGTCTCGAGGCGTGGCGAGAAAGAGGTCCCGTTGATGGCTTGGGCTACAAGGTTGAGCTTTTCTCTGACAATGGACCAGCCAATAGAATACCCATTGCCGAAGGCACAATGAGCGTCAAAAAGGGTGGCCAGTTCTGCATTGATTACAAGGTCATGAAGGATGCTGGATTGGGTTCAAGGTTGCCAGGGGAAGAAGGCTTTGTGATGGGTTCAACTGTGGATGGTGAAGGCAAAGTTAGCAAACCTGTTGTGCAAGTTGGGGCACAGCATGTCACGTGCATGGCTGATGCTGCTCTCTTCATTGCGCTCTCTGCTTCTGTTGATCTTAGCATGGATGCTTGCAGGCTTTTCTCACATAAACTTAGAAAGGAGCTTTGCtatcatgaacaagattccttTTCATAG
- the LOC114413538 gene encoding derlin-1 isoform X2 encodes MSSPAEFYHSLPPITKAYGTVCLLATATYHLGLDHPAYIALLYDKVFYGFQAWRLFTNLFFLGPFSINFGIRLLMIVRYGVQLEKGPFDRRTADFLWMMIFGAFALLVLSAIPIFWSPFLAVPLVFMLLYVWSREFPNAQINIYGLVALKAFYLPWAMLALDIIFGSPLIPDLLGIIAGHLYYFLTVLHPLAGGKNILKTPMWVIVGAGPTAVLLFFSQ; translated from the exons ATGTCTTCTCCCGCTGA GTTTTATCACTCTCTTCCGCCAATAACGAAGGCATATGGCACCGTTTGCCTGTTGGCTACCGCAACTTACCATCTTGGATTAGATCATCCAGCTTACATTGCACTATTGTACGATAAAGTGTTCTACGGTTTTCAG GCTTGGAGGTTGTTCACTAACTTATTTTTCCTTGGACCGTTCTCTATCAATTTTGGGATCCGTCTCCTAATGAT AGTAAGGTATGGTGTCCAACTTGAGAAAGGACCATTTGACCGACGGACTGCTGATTTCTTGTGGATGATGATATTTGGTGCCTTTGCACTATTG GTTTTATCTGCTATACCCATATTTTGGTCCCCATTTTTGGCAGTACCACTTGTTTTTATGCTCCTTTATGTTTGGAGTAGAGAATTTCCGAATGCCCAAATCAACATATATGGGCTTGTTGCACTTAAG GCCTTCTATCTTCCATGGGCGATGCTGGCTTTGGACATCATTTTTGGATCGCCTCTTATACCTGACCTCTTAGGTATCATTGCAGGACATCTGTACTACTTCTTGACAGTGTTGCATCCACTAGCAGGTGGAAAGAACATTTTGAAGACTCCAATGTGGGT CATTGTAGGGGCAGGACCTACAGCAGTGCTCCTATTCTTTAGTCAATGA
- the LOC114413538 gene encoding derlin-1 isoform X1: MSSPAEFYHSLPPITKAYGTVCLLATATYHLGLDHPAYIALLYDKVFYGFQAWRLFTNLFFLGPFSINFGIRLLMIVRYGVQLEKGPFDRRTADFLWMMIFGAFALLVLSAIPIFWSPFLAVPLVFMLLYVWSREFPNAQINIYGLVALKAFYLPWAMLALDIIFGSPLIPDLLGIIAGHLYYFLTVLHPLAGGKNILKTPMWVHKLVARWIIGVQPISRGQAANDPQQERGSGVAFRGRSYRLGG, encoded by the exons ATGTCTTCTCCCGCTGA GTTTTATCACTCTCTTCCGCCAATAACGAAGGCATATGGCACCGTTTGCCTGTTGGCTACCGCAACTTACCATCTTGGATTAGATCATCCAGCTTACATTGCACTATTGTACGATAAAGTGTTCTACGGTTTTCAG GCTTGGAGGTTGTTCACTAACTTATTTTTCCTTGGACCGTTCTCTATCAATTTTGGGATCCGTCTCCTAATGAT AGTAAGGTATGGTGTCCAACTTGAGAAAGGACCATTTGACCGACGGACTGCTGATTTCTTGTGGATGATGATATTTGGTGCCTTTGCACTATTG GTTTTATCTGCTATACCCATATTTTGGTCCCCATTTTTGGCAGTACCACTTGTTTTTATGCTCCTTTATGTTTGGAGTAGAGAATTTCCGAATGCCCAAATCAACATATATGGGCTTGTTGCACTTAAG GCCTTCTATCTTCCATGGGCGATGCTGGCTTTGGACATCATTTTTGGATCGCCTCTTATACCTGACCTCTTAGGTATCATTGCAGGACATCTGTACTACTTCTTGACAGTGTTGCATCCACTAGCAGGTGGAAAGAACATTTTGAAGACTCCAATGTGGGT ACATAAATTGGTAGCAAGATGGATAATTGGAGTGCAACCAATTAGCCGTGGGCAGGCTGCTAATGACCCTCAGCAAGAGAGGGGCTCGGGAGTTGCTTTCAGGGGAAGATCCTATCGACTTGGTGGATAG
- the LOC114411575 gene encoding profilin — protein sequence MSWQTYVDDHLMCDIDGTGHHLTAAAIIGHDGSVWAQSSSFPQIRPQEITDIMKDFDEPGHLAPTGLHLAGTKYMVIQGESGAVIRGKKGPGGITIKKTGQALVFGVYEEPVTPGQCNMVVERLGDYLIDQGL from the exons ATGTCGTGGCAAACTTACGTTGATGATCATTTGATGTGTGATATTGATGGCACAGGCCACCACCTCACTGCAGCTGCCATCATCGGCCATGATGGCTCTGTTTGGGCTCAAAGCTCTTCTTTTCCTCAG ATTAGACCTCAAGAAATCACTGATATCATGAAAGATTTCGATGAACCGGGTCATCTTGCTCCTACAGGTTTGCACCTTGCAGGAACCAAATATATGGTCATCCAAGGAGAGTCAGGAGCTGTCATTCGTGGAAAGAAG GGACCTGGAGGCATCACCATAAAGAAAACTGGTCAAGCTTTAGTTTTTGGTGTCTATGAGGAACCTGTGACTCCTGGACAATGCAACATGGTTGTTGAGAGGTTGGGAGATTACCTCATTGATCAAGGTCTCTAG
- the LOC114413539 gene encoding profilin-1, producing MSWQAYVDDHLLCDIEGNHLTHAAIIGQDGSVWAQSTDFPQFKPEEITAIMNDFNEPGSLAPTGLYLGGTKYMVIQGEPGAVIRGKKGPGGVTVKKTGAALIIGIYDEPMTPGQCNMVVERLGDYLIEQGL from the exons ATGTCGTGGCAAGCGTATGTCGACGATCACCTTCTGTGTGACATCGAAGGTAACCACCTCACTCACGCTGCTATCATCGGCCAAGACGGCAGCGTTTGGGCTCAGAGTACCGACTTCCCTCAG ttCAAACCTGAGGAGATAACTGCCATCATGAATGACTTTAATGAGCCTGGATCACTTGCTCCAACTGGATTGTATCTCGGTGGCACCAAATATATGGTCATCCAGGGTGAACCCGGTGCTGTCATTCGAGGGAAGAAG GGTCCTGGTGGTGTTACTGTGAAGAAGACCGGTGCGGCCTTGATCATTGGCATTTATGATGAACCAATGACTCCAGGTCAATGCAACATGGTAGTTGAAAGGCTTGGTGATTATCTCATTGAACAGGGTCTCTAA
- the LOC114411410 gene encoding profilin-3-like — protein sequence MERWSTTELRKKSRNTDEAGNGGCVDLLVLFNHVILVHSDSDMIICFLNLCTFWESIIVYGIAFRSQSNYSLQANAYVHGHHCILSTIKYRVPGLSNGPGGVTVKKTGAALIIGIYDEPMAPGQCNMVVERLGDYLIEQGL from the exons ATGGAGCGGTGGAGCACAACAGAGCTGAGGAAGAAGTCCCGCAATACG GATGAGGCTGGGAATGGTGGCTGTGTGGATTTACTGGTTCTGTTCAATCATGTAATATTGGTTCACTCCGATTCTGACA TGATCATCTGTTTTCTAAACCTTTGCACATTTTGGGAATCCATCATTGTGTATGGAATTGCATTTCGATCTCAATCAAATTATAGTTTACAAGCAAATGCATATGTACATGGACACCATTGCATCCTCTCCACAATTAAATACCGTGTACCAGGATTGTCTAAT GGTCCTGGTGGTGTTACTGTGAAGAAGACCGGCGCGGCCTTGATCATTGGCATTTATGACGAACCAATGGCTCCAGGTCAATGCAACATGGTAGTGGAAAGGCTTGGTGATTATCTCATTGAACAGGGTCTCTAA
- the LOC114413540 gene encoding glucan endo-1,3-beta-glucosidase 13-like: MPTGFTLISAASLFLLLLDCCSGSFVGVCYGRSADDLPTPDKVAQLVQLHKIKYVRIYDSNLQVLKAFANTGIELMIGVPNSDLLSLSQFQSNADSWLKNSVLPYYPATKITYITVGAEVTESPNNASSFVVPAMTNVLTALKKLGLHKKIKVSSTHSLGVLSRSFPPSAGAFNSSHAHFLKPMLEFLAENQSPFMIDIYPYYAYRDSRSKVSLDYALFEASSEVIDPNTGLLYTNMFDAQIDAIYFALMALNFRTIKVMVTETGWPSKGSPKEIAATPDNAQTYNTNLIRHVINNTGTPAKPGEELDVYIFSLFNENRKPGMESERNWGLFYPDQTSVYSLDFTGRGAVDMTTEANITRSNGTTWCIASSKASQIDLQNAIDWACGPGNVDCTAIQPSQPCFEPDNLASHASFAFNSYYQQNGASDVACSFGGTGVTVDKDPSYDNCIYTRVGSNKTVTSNTTAISSTSSSSQNGNSSSIFTFLLVTCLFALMHIQRH, from the exons ATGCCCACTGGCTTCACTCTCATCTCCGCGGCTTCACTTTTCCTTTTGCTTCTTG ATTGTTGCTCTGGGAGTTTTGTTGGGGTCTGCTATGGAAGAAGTGCTGATGACCTCCCTACACCGGACAAGGTGGCACAGTTGGTTCAACTTCATAAAATCAAATATGTCAGGATTTATGATTCTAATTTACAGGTTCTGAAGGCCTTTGCAAACACTGGAATTGAGCTTATGATTGGGGTTCCAAATTCAGATTTGCTGTCATTGTCTCAGTTCCAATCTAATGCAGACTCTTGGCTGAAAAACAGCGTCCTTCCTTACTATCCGGCTACAAAGATCACATACATAACTGTCGGCGCCGAAGTCACTGAGAGTCCTAATAATGCATCTTCATTTGTAGTGCCTGCCATGACCAATGTGCTTACAGCACTCAAGAAACTTGGGCTGCACAAAAAGATTAAAGTTTCCAGCACCCATTCCCTTGGGGTTTTGTCCCGATCCTTCCCGCCTTCTGCTGGGGCTTTCAATAGCAGCCATGCACATTTCCTGAAGCCAATGCTAGAATTTCTTGCTGAAAATCAGTCACCTTTTATGATTGATATATATCCTTATTATGCTTACCGTGATTCCCGGAGTAAAGTGTCTTTAGACTATGCCCTTTTTGAGGCATCCTCTGAAGTCATTGATCCAAACACTGGTTTGCTTTACACAAACATGTTTGATGCCCAGATTGATGCTATTTACTTTGCACTGATGGCCTTAAACTTCAGAACAATTAAGGTCATGGTCACTGAGACGGGTTGGCCTTCCAAAGGGTCTCCTAAGGAGATAGCTGCAACGCCTGATAATGCTCAAACATATAATACTAATCTGATAAGGCACGTTATCAACAACACTGGTACTCCTGCAAAACCTGGAGAGGAGCTAGATGTTTATATTTTCTCATTGTTCAATGAAAATAGGAAGCCTGGAATGGAATCTGAGAGGAACTGGGGATTATTTTATCCTGACCAGACAAGTGTGTATAGCCTAGATTTCACTGGACGCGGTGCGGTTGATATGACCACTGAGGCAAATATAACCAGGTCAAATGGAACCACATGGTGCATTGCTTCAAGTAAGGCCTCACAAATTGACTTGCAGAATGCCATAGATTGGGCCTGTGGTCCTGGCAATGTGGACTGTACAGCTATCCAGCCTAGCCAGCCTTGTTTTGAGCCAGATAaccttgcttcacatgcatctTTTGCGTTTAATAGCTATTACCAGCAAAATGGGGCTTCTGATGTTGCGTGCAGTTTTGGAGGAACAGGTGTAACAGTTGATAAGGATCCAA GCTATGACAACTGCATCTACACGAGAGTTGG AAGTAATAAAACAGTGACAAGCAATACAACAGCAATTTCTTCCACTTCATCCTCTTCACAGAATGGAAATTCTTCGtcaatttttacttttcttcttGTAACTTGTCTCTTTGCTCTAATGCATATTCAACGACACTGA